From Candidatus Aminicenantes bacterium:
GGCCGCGGCCGTCGCGGCCCATCTCGCCGTCATGGCCGCCCCGGGCGAGATAGCCCAGGGACAGGCCCAAACGCAAGCTGCGGCTGATGCCGTACTGGAGCTCGGCCTTGAGATCGGCGATGCCGCCGCCGCGCTCCACGAAGCCGTAGCCGCCCGCCAAAGACAGCGAGAAGCGCTGGAATTCGGCCTGGGGCCGGGCCGGCATCCGTCCCCGGCCTTGGGCGCCCGCCAGCCCGGCCAGGAGCAGCAGTCCCAGAAGAAGGTTCATCGCCCGTGCGTATCCGCTGGTCCGTGTTCTCATGATCGTCTCCTTTGAGGCAAATCGTTCAGTTTGATTTGGACATTATAGCCTATATTCCCTTGGCGCCGGGAAATAAGGGCTTCCCGCGGCCGGGGGGGAGGCGCGGAAAATCGAGGAATTCTGTATACTCCCTTCATATCCCAGCGAAAGGATTGGAGCATGAAGATCGAAGATCTCCCGTTCACCGTTACAGACTGGAATCGGGTCCCCGCCATCGAGCACCGGGGCCGGACTGGGTCCTCGTCCTGGCGCTCCTTTGAGGAGGGCGGCCTGCGCGTCCGGGTGGTGGACTATTCGGCCGGCTTCGAATCGGACCACTGGTGCCGCCGCGGGCATGTCCTCTATGTC
This genomic window contains:
- a CDS encoding DHCW motif cupin fold protein; translation: MKIEDLPFTVTDWNRVPAIEHRGRTGSSSWRSFEEGGLRVRVVDYSAGFESDHWCRRGHVLYVIEGELQIALKNGTIHRLKRGASFQAGDDEANPHLASSGSGARVFIVD